Proteins encoded by one window of Fusarium graminearum PH-1 chromosome 1, whole genome shotgun sequence:
- a CDS encoding ADP-ribose pyrophosphatase, translated as MSVYIAENTASEPLSNEDARWVGLKKITYTDQTGVQRTWESAERLTRPKDALIDGVGIVAILAHSHSPKIVLQKQFRPPVNKVVIEVPAGLIDEGETAEECAVRELREETGYVGVVTETSPIMFNDPGFCNTNLKMVHVSIDMTLEENKNPKPNLEPGEFIETFTVELKDLWKECERLEAQGHVIDARVATIAEGILLAQRFKL; from the exons ATGTCTGTCTACATTGCCGAAAATACTGCAAGCGAGCCTCTA TCCAACGAAGATGCTCGCTGGGTCGGTCTCAAAAA AATTACATACACCGATCAAACAGGCGTCCAACGAACATGGGAATCCGCCGAGCGTCTCACCCGTCCCAAAGACGCCCTCATAGACGGCGTCGGCATCGTCGCCATTCTCGCCCACTCCCACAGCCCTAAAATCGTCCTCCAGAAACAATTCCGCCCCCCCGTAAACAAAGTCGTCATCGAAGTCCCCGCCGGACTAATCGATGAAGGCGAAACAGCTGAAGAGTGCGCCGTGCGCGAGCTCCGCGAAGAAACAGGCTACGTCGGGGTTGTTACTGAGACGTCACCCATCATGTTCAACGATCCTGGCTTCTGTAACACTAATTTAAAAATGGTGCATGTCAGTATTGATATGACTCTCGAGGAAAACAAGAATCCGAAGCCGAATTTGGAGCCGGGGGAGTTTATTGAGACGTTTACGGTTGAGTTGAAGGATTTGTGGAAGGAGTGTGAGAGGTTGGAGGCGCAGGGGCATGTTATTGATGCGAGGGTTGCGACGATTGCGGAGGGGATTCTTCTTGCTCAGAGGTTCAAGCTTTAG
- a CDS encoding COP9 signalosome complex subunit 2 — protein MSDDEDFMQESDEEQYDFEYEEDDDEETGDVDIENKYYNAKQLKLSDPEDAISEFLGIPPLEDEKGEWGFKGIKQAIKLEFKLGQYDKAAEHYAELLTYVKSAVTRNYSEKSINNMLDYIEKGADGPEAVKCMEQFYSLTLQSFQSTNNERLWLKTNIKLAKLLLDRKEYTAVSKKLRELHKTCQREDGSDDPSKGTYSLEIYALEIQMFAETKNNKQLKALYQRALKVKSAVPHPRIMGIIRECGGKMHMSEENWKEAQSDFFESFRNYDEAGSLQRIQVLKYLLLTTMLMKSDINPFDSQETKPYKTDPRISAMTDLVDAYQRDDVHMYEKVLQRNQDILDDSFIAENIDEVTRNMRTKGVVKLIAPYTRMKLSWIAKQLKISEPEVQDILGFLIIDGKINGRINQQEGLLEITSDADAERIAALQGLTSSISELFGAVFRDGDGFRNIEHSAADEQNIEGGLLLGKVGRPGGQHRGKKGKIAAAAAWA, from the exons ATGTCAGACGACGAGGATTTTATGCAAGAGTCGGATGAGGAGCA GTACGATTTCGAgtacgaagaagacgacgacgaagagacGGGCGATGTCGATATCGAGAACAAGTACTACAACgccaagcagctcaagctGTCCGACCCAGAAGATGCCATCTCCGAATTCCTAGGCATTCCGCCACTCGAAGACGAGAAGGGAGAATGGGGCTTCAAAGGTATAAAGCAGGCCATAAAACTTGAGTTCAAGCTGGGTCAATACGACAAG GCTGCTGAGCACTACGCCGAGCTCCTCACATACGTCAAGTCAGCTGTCACGCGGAACTACTCCGAAAagtccatcaacaacatgctcGACTACATTGAGAAAGGCGCAGACGGTCCCGAGGCTGTCAAGTGCATGGAGCAATTCTATTCCCTCACACTCCAGAGCTTCCAGAGCACAAACAACGAGCGCCTATGgctcaagaccaacatcaagctAGCGAAGCTGCTCCTCGACCGAAAGGAGTACACGGCCGTCTCCAAGAAACTTCGGGAACTACACAAGACCTGccagagagaagatggcagcGACGATCCCAGCAAGGGTACATACTCGCTTGAGATCTACGCCCTCGAGATCCAGATGTTCGCCGAGACCAAGAATAACAAACAACTCAAGGCTCTGTACCAGCGCGCCCTCAAGGTCAAATCTGCTGTGCCACATCCCCGAATCATGGGCATCATCAGAGAGTGCGGTGGAAAGATGCACATGAGCGAGGAGAACTGGAAGGAGGCCCAGAGCGACTTTTTCGAATCATTCCGAAACTACGACGAAGCGGGCTCTCTACAGCGAATCCAAGTTCTGAAATACCTCCTATTGACCACTATGCTGATGAAGTCCGACATCAACCCCTTCGACTCCCAAGAGACCAAGCCCTACAAGACGGACCCCCGAATATCGGCCATGACGGACTTGGTGGACGCTTATCAACGGGACGATGTTCACATGTACGAAAAGGTGCTGCAGCGTAACCAGGACATTCTGGACGACTCGTTTATCGCTGAAAATATTGATGAAGTCACGCGAAACATGCGAACCAAGGGCGTGGTTAAACTGATTGCACCCTACACCCGCATGAAGCTGTCGTGGATtgccaagcagctcaagatCTCCGAACCCGAGGTCCAAGACATTCTTGGTTTTCTTATTATTGACGGCAAGATCAACGGTCGAATAAATCAGCAAGAGGGACTCTTGGAGATTACGTCTGATGCAGATGCCGAGCGCATCGCAGCTCTCCAGGGACTCACGAGTTCTATTTCTGAACTGTTTGGCGCTGTCTTTAGAGACGGCGATGGTTTCCGCAACATTGAGCATTCGGCTGCGGACGAGCAGAACATAGAAGGAGGTCTCTTACTCGGAAAGGTAGGCAGGCCTGGAGGCCAACACCGCGGgaagaagggcaagatcGCTGCCGCAGCGGCTTGGGCTTGA